In one window of Juglans regia cultivar Chandler chromosome 3, Walnut 2.0, whole genome shotgun sequence DNA:
- the LOC109013814 gene encoding uncharacterized protein LOC109013814, with protein sequence MQVVQPQTLLCWQPPPSGQLKLNFDGAIFYQELKSGVGAVLRDDKGSMIMAMSRLEEGILLVEDVEAIAALRALQFISHLGISHLILEGDSLIVVEAIQSTSIVEFSYSPTIREIKLLLSQFQSYDILHVGRQGNGIAHKMARHARVVENTLQWWFHPSDFIKASLEVDAETSLRA encoded by the coding sequence ATGCAAGTGGTGCAGCCTCAAACTTTGTTGTGTTGGCAACCTCCTCCAAGTGGGCAGTTGAAGTTAAACTTTGATGGAGCCATCTTTTATCAGGAATTAAAGTCTGGAGTGGGTGCTGTTTTGAGGGATGACAAGGGAAGTATGATTATGGCCATGTCTAGATTGGAAGAAGGCATACTGTTGGTAGAAGATGTTGAGGCTATTGCAGCCTTAAGAGCCTTACAATTTATTTCTCACTTGGGAATTTCCCACTTGATATTGGAGGGAGATTCACTTATTGTAGTTGAAGCCATTCAATCAACTTCTATTGTAGAGTTTAGTTACAGCCCTACCATTAGGGAGATTAAGCTGTTGTTATCTCAATTCCAATCTTATGATATTTTACATGTTGGACGGCAGGGAAATGGGATAGCACATAAAATGGCCAGGCATGCAAGGGTGGTGGAGAATACTCTTCAATGGTGGTTTCATCCTTCAGATTTTATTAAAGCCAGTTTGGAAGTTGATGCTGAAACTAGCCTACGGGCTTAA